The Pyrus communis chromosome 12, drPyrComm1.1, whole genome shotgun sequence genomic sequence gaTTTAGTTAGAAAATTTTATTGCCACTTTTTATAACTGTTAATGTTGATTTGGACATTTTAACAACTCCTATGAAGATACTCTTGGAAGATCCGGAACGAGAGATCAGAAGAGAAGATATGTGGAGGTTTTCATGAGTTTATGCCTTTGTTCATCAAACATTTTGTATGACTTGCATTGCAAGTTTCATGCACCTTGAGCACACAAGAATCTGTCATGTAAAATTGGCCCAACTTTCCAATTCCCAACATGAACTTACACCATTCACAACCCATTTTTGCTAGAAGGTGCACAAACATACGCAGCACATCTCTAACTAGTCATCGATTCAAAAGGAAATCAATAAAAGAATTCTGAGAATGTCAAGATAAGACGGTTAGGTGTAGTATTCCTGAGGATAGCACATGGTGCATAGAGAGAAATGCATCCAACTAGGGGCCATCCCTTCTCTGCCGGGTCAAGAACGAGTTGAATTGAAGTGATTTCCTTAAGTCAATTGGCGCATGTCGAAACGGAGAAGCATCAAGAAATTCGGATTGGATTCTTCCCAGCAACTTCGGAGTACCATGTCTTCCATGCTTCCGTATAATGAGAAAACAGATCCTTCAAAGCTGCAACATGAAGCAAAACATATGGTTcagtaaaattttatttggattTCTGCTATAAGACGTTTTCCTAGCTTCCTCCCCCTTGTTCTGTTCTTCCCACACCTAGTCAATCTCCTGTCATGTTTCTTTCTCTATCcacctctcttctctttctcccaCTATTTTCACCTGGCCCTACAGACAAGTTCACCTAGGCTGATGATGGTCATCAATCATTCAAGAGAAAAAGTGAGTCCATCAATCATCTGTAGGTTTAAAAACTAATGAAGTTCCTTATCAATTAGTCAATGTCGTGATGTGAATTCAAACCTATAGAAATGGATCACTGACAGCTAACTATAAATGATAAGAACAGCTATATTTACTatcaaaatcaaattctttAATCTAAAGCATGAGGAATCATAAGATGATACCTTGGTTTTGATATTGAGGACGATACGTAGAGGTCAATTTCTCCCAATCATGAACCTTCCTTGTGCTGCCAGTCCCAGCTCTGGCGATAGTGACAGGAGCAAAAGGACCGAACTGATAGCTCTTTGAACCATCTTTTGAGTCTTCCAAATTGCTCCTATCAGCCTCACCTACTAGGCCCTTCTGCTTTTGCCCATCCAACTTCCCACCAACAGAAGAGTCTACCTTTCCCCTCTTAGAACTGACGTTTGTTATATCTGTACCAAAGGCTCTCTTCTTAGTCTCCTGAGGAACCTCCTCCTTTCCTCTCAATCCCAACCACTTAAACGCAGGCTTCCTCGTATCGGACGTGTGGGTCTGCACATTTTTGCACAAGAAGCAAAACATTAAACTTGGCCAAATAATAAGCGTTTAGGTTAACGGAAGTTGGATTCTGAATTTGAaagtttcatttctttcttctacTGATGAttcaaattagtgtttttaccTTCTCAATGAGGTTCATGGACGACAAAACATTCGCAATATCATAAATCCGCCTTACTTTTGCTGCTTCATCAAGTTTTGAACAAAAGTTAGTCAAGAGTTTCTGCTCCTTTTAACATACGATCAGGAATAAACAAAACCAAGTACAAATTTCTTACTTCTCATCACTGATGCATTGTGTGCATCACCAAGCAGTAATTTAGCAGCTTCATCAAGGGAGATCATTTCAACCTACAAGTTCATGCAGTAAAATCAATAATAGcccaaaattacataaaacccaAATCACAGTTTTATAGAATGAGCAAGTAACAATCCATTATTTCACTCACAGTTGAGCACACAAAGAGCTTCACAAAATTCTGCGTAAGAAGCGCCAGCGACTTTTCCCTTCTATTATCTGCTTAACAAGAAATATAAAAGAAACAATCTTAGGACATCACCAAAAATATCATTCATAGTAAATTTGAATACCACCTATAATTTAGCCCAAAGCACCGAACAAGATCAAAAACACCGAAAACAAAGCTTACCTGATTTTGGGTTCATAGGTTTAAGATTAAGATTAGTGTTCGAGTTCTCGGTCTGTTGACTCCCACATCTTTCTACATCATCCTCTTCATCTGAAATTTGCAAACCCTGCGGAAAATAAtgaaacttttaaaatttttggatTCAAAGACCTTATTTTGAACAGATGGACAGCCCAATAAagaaaacccccaaaaaacTTGCCTTTTGATCTTCGTTGCCGTCAAAGTTACAAATATTCTCTCTCAGACCCTCTTCCTATTGCACAATAAAACACCAAATCAGTACCAAATTCAAGAAAAAGCACCAAAATTAAAGAGAGAATTGGGTCAGATCTGAATCTTAATGATGAATTGTGAGAGATAAATACCCTTAGCTCTTGTAGGGCACTAGGAATCGCCTTAAATCCTTTCCAAGAATACTGGTTCTTCGCCTTTCGAGCAAGAACCTGGAAATTAAAATCCACCCAAATGAATAAATCAATACTCGAAAAATCGAAACAAATCGAAGGAAAAATACccagaaaggaaaaagagaaactGACCCCAACGCTCTCCAAGACGTTGACAATATCGTAGATCCGCCGCCTCTCTACACCTGCAAGTCGAGAAACCATTAGATCCAACGAAATGAATACAAGAAAGTGCAAAGGAATCGGAGATCGGGGAAAGATGGAGACCTAATCGTGAAGCGGCGTCGTCGAGGCCGATTGAAGTCACGCCGTCGCGGTTGTAGAGGCCGAGGAAACTGCACGAtttgaaagaaaggaagaattagagagagagagagagaaaattagagaatcaagaaattgcagacagagagagggagaaagtaCTTGGAGCACAATAGGCCGAGAGACTTCTGCTTTCTGCTGTAGCCGTGGTTTCTGGCGGAAGGACCTGTTGGGGCCGGGGCGGAGGATTGCGCTGGGGCTGGCGGTGGGGGTGGAGGAGCCGCCATGGTTGAGGGAGAGAAAATGGAGGGAAGCGAAGGTACTGAAAgactagagagagaggggggaaggAGGGAGAgatatagagagaaagagagagaaaggaccGTTAAGAAAGAGGGGAAAAAGGGGGGTTTGAGGAGTAAAAGGCGGGGTGGGGTTtacaaatttgaaatatttgcGAGCGTTTGGGGATCCGAAGGGCGGCAGCGGGAGGGAGCGCCGAAGCGGTGGAGCGTAGCTGTCTGCGGAacaaatagttttaaaaatgagtggggaggagagagaaagagagaggagagagagagagagagggcgacTGTTTTCAAATGTTTGAATGAGCGGGAAATCTTATGGTTtcgggttttttgtttttttttgtaaatggaGCCAAATTTACCGTCTTTTACCTccctttttttgttcatttttacGTCCTCATATTTGGACTGGGTTGCTAATTTTGCCCAATTTAGGTCCCAAATCTCGGCCAAATTTGCTTAAACATTTATTTTTCCTCTCCATAATTCTTATCCTAATTCAAATTTCGTTTTTGTAGATACGAGGGGGATTCGAATTTAGCTTACTTCAACAACGGAAGGGAAGGTACCATTAAACTAGCAGTTGGTTCACTTGTATATTTTGTGTGGTATTGAAATAAACTTGTTGTATGCAGtatttaaaatattcataaaattgtCGATATTTCCatcaaaatatccaaaaaattaagaattgatATATAAAAAGGGCGAAATGCAAAATTCAACTGATATCAACGAAATATAAGACAATCAATGAATATCAATGATAATTACtgattcaccaaaaaaaatttaccataaccccttgcaaatttcaaattttttaaggAATTTTTTCTCTAATTTCAACTAAATCTGAATGAGATGATATATCCAGCCCATTGTAAATTGCCGCAATctatatcaatatttttataaaactgCATATCGATATTCCCACATTTATCGATTTTTTAAACACTGGTTATATGaaaacgaatttgaaaacagaaGATATGCGCTCAAGTTTATTTCTCGTTCTTCTTTCCGTGATATTTCATTTCCAACTAAAATGCTGAGAGGGTCGTTCTTGGGCCAGTCCTGTTTTTTGACTGCTTGCAAAAGCAGTGAAAGCCTCTCAAGTCGGGTGCCCAAAAAATTCTCTCTTTCAATCGTATTTCACTAAAATGCCCACCTGATCTGATCCTCCAAACTGTAGACTTCCAACACCGGGCGATACGAGAACATCGTGTTGAAACTTCAACAGGAACAGAAACCCCTTGGAGCAGTAGTAGCTGGGGTTAAGATTGGAATGGAGTCTCAAATCTACATGGTTCATGAGCCAATCTGAATTCCAACATGGCTCACAATTTTACTTGACGGGGAAGACGGCCACATTTGCTCTGCAATCTTAAAATCTCTTTTGCAAAGCCTTGATTACCCGTTAACAAAAGCCCATCCAGAACACGATTGAAGGTGAACCTTCGCGGCAAAAATCCTCTATCAACCATCTCAATCAACAACTTCCCTGCCACCAACAGGTCTTCAggtttcttcctcacaaacatgGCACTAATCAAAACATTGTACGTGTCCAGATTAGGCAAGCAATCACCATGACCCATCTTCTCAAACACATTCAACGCCTTTTCAATCTCTCCGGCGTCACAAAAGTACCGGATCACCACATTATATGTCTGAACATTTGGCTCACACTCATCATCCTTCATTCTGTCCAAAAACTCCAGCGCCCTATCCATGTTTCCCGCGTGACACAATCCTCTAATCAATACATTATAAGTCGTCACGTTAGGCACATAACCCTTGCTCACCATTTCCTCAAAAACCACAACAGCATTTTCCACACTATCTTTCTTACACAAAACCTGAATCAAAGCATTGTAAGTTGCCACCGAAGGAAGCACGCCTTCCCCAACCATCTCATCGAAAACCTTTCGAGCTTTCTTAATCTCCCCGACAACACCAAACCCATGAACCAAAGTAGTGTAAGTAACAACATCAATCTCACACTTCCTCTTCTTCATCTGCAAAAAGAACTCCCAAGCTTCCTTAATCTGACCAGCTCTGAAATACCCTTTAAGCATTATGTTGAACGTCGTTAAACTCGGGTCTAATCCCCTCTCCACCATCTCCCCCAAAAGCTCCAAAGCTTTCGGGGTTCGCTTAATCAAACACCACCCGTTCGCAATTATATTGTAACTAACACAATCAGCCTTAAACCTGCCCctaaacaccttaaacaaattaTACGCCTTTTCAACACGCTTAGCTTTACAAAGCACGTCAAGAATTGTATTAAACGAATTCAAATCCTGAGAGCAACCATGTTCATGCATTGACAGGAACACCTTAACGGCTCTATCAGGCTTACCAGCAGCCACATACCTCTCCGTGATGATAGCGAAAGTCCTCGGCCCGGGACCGAGCCTACGGGACCGCATTCGGGCCACGAGGGTCCAGAGGGACTTGTAGTCGCGCAGGCGGCCGGCAACGTCGATGGCGTGGTCGAAGGAGGAGCAAGAGTGCCTGTAGTTCGGATGGTGGTCGAGGACTTTGAAGAATTGGAGGGCTTTGGGTCCATGATTCCAGAGCCTCTTCAGGGTTTTGTCGACAAAATCCGAAGACCAGTCGATTTCGGGGCTGTGAAGAATCTGGGTTAGGGTTTGCGGGTCGGATTTGAGAATCAGGTTCGCCAAGTGAGAGTCTTGAGAGGGATGTGACGGTGAGGTGGTGAGGCTCCGATGCAGAATTGGAAaactgggttttgggtttttctgtGCGGCAGTTTTGAGTTGCAAAGTGAGCATTTTTCTGGGGTTGGAGTTGGGGATTTCGGGTGGGTAATTTTCCGTCGTTATTTTCTCGGCAGCCAAACATGTTTCGCGGGCTCAATTTAATTGGGCTTGGCATTTGTCTTTTTCACTATATGAGCCCAGCCCGTCCCAGGTTAATTGTAAAGGCATTGGTCAAAATCAAATCATGTTCATGACTTTATGGAGAAGatatcctctccggatctcttccatcaaggTCATCGGATCAAATGATTCAGgtattttaaatttcatccaacggtccatCTGTTTTGACCccttaaaaactataataatttttagccgttcgatgaaatttcaaaagtccGAATCACTTGATACGATGGCTTTGGTGGAATAAATCAAATGAGGATCTCTTCTCATGTTTCTAGTCTTTGTAGTGTAATTGTGGTCGGGGCAATTGTGGTTTAATTTACCTTCAAGTCGTCTAAGAATAAGAACAATATGAAAGATAAAGCACAAATCTAGATCATAAGAATATGGGCATATATAAGTATAATAAATATGTATTAATATATACGTTATGCGATCCATATTGAATTAATGATATTGAAATAATTTCATTTCTTATTGGATTAAATACGGGTCTCCGACCGAGATGAAAGAAAATATACAAGAAATCAAAtagtagaaaaagaaaatatataaatctcAAACTTGCATTGTATCAATTCTACTAGATAGAAAGCCTGAAAGTTTTTATCCAAAAATATTACACTTACCATATTTTTCTTAccatatttgtatcatctttttaataaaaatgtgagCCACATATGCTGGAACGCCTaagaaatttgaattaaaaatagGGAATAAAGGTTAACAATTAATCAGAAATTGTTTGTACATGTTTTGGTTGCTTTTTCTATATAACGGATTAAAGGGCATTAAAGAACAAAATCTTGACTGGATGAAAAAGAACCAACACTGATTAGAAGATGGTTACTGGTTAGAATGGCAAAAGAGCAAAAGCTTGTTGGATGAATAAGTGATTTGGGGCTTTGTCATTGTACCCGAGTGTCCTGTATTTAATTCCTCTTTTATATTCTTTGAATAAATTTAGTATAGATTATCTTATCGCTTGAATGAGAAAGAATAAGGTGGACCATGTGCCACGTTTGGGCACAATGTAGCTCTGACATTATGTcattagtcctacaacttgtCGCGGTTGCACATAAGCTAAACCACTTCCTTTAAAGAAagattatattcatatataccaaattatttctttcgcacatttttaatttttttaatattttttgacaTACCACTAACActtatagaaaaatattaaaaaattaaaaaggtgtgaaaaataatttgggatgtgaatataatctctcacTCTAAATTAGGAAATAAATCTACCTACAAGGGAGCGTAGCCAATTGTCAATCGACGTGGCACTATGTTATTGGTCCTAGTCACGTGGTCAATCTTACGTTACACACTGGATTCGCAGCACACAAAGCGGGCTATTTTTCGAGGTCCGAATAGAAATTTTCTGTTATTTATGCCAATCAAAGATGACTTGGCATCATGACACTTTTCCACGTTGGCAATTAATATGACGTGCCTTTGTGTCATTGGACCTTGCTACATGGTTATTTGACGTGACATAGTATATTAAAAAAAGTAGTCGAGACACACTTTTCTCGAAGTTTTGAGAAATACTTATTAGAAATAAGAGTGTGTCAAGTGAGGAGAGAGACAGTCACGCAAAAGAGTGAATTAATATTCCAAACATTATATAAACACAACAGACTCTTCCCATCACTCTCGTCCCAGGAGGTGGTGGGTGGACTGTTGGGCTTCCATCTCGCAACAAAAACCACGCCTGCTGAGCTCCTCCAAGGTCGTCTTCATCGTCTCATTTGGCTTCAGGTACATTTcttgtttattatttattaatttcttaattttttatgaattttgttgCATGAGTTCGTGGCATTATGTAATCAAAAAAATTCTGTTCGTAGGATTAAAAATTGCAGAGTTAGGAAGAGATTTTCTCaattggatttttttgttttcattaattttattaattggatTTTGATGGGTTTACAgaatttttgtctttttgatTTGTGAAAGTTTTTACAGAAGTTCATGAAGAATGTGAGTTTCTATGGGTTTGCATTCCGATTTCCTACAAAAGTTCACAGCTTTTCTCTCTAGCTTGTGATTTATGATGTGTGTTTTTCCGAGAGATTGTATGCGTAACCCGGCGTGTATGCCCCTTTTTTATCTCTCATCACGTGACGTAGAGACAAGGACGGGGAGGGAGCACAGGCCCCGCGGTGGCGCATGCCCCTCCCACCTTTGTTTTATTAGAGAAATGATGATAGTAATCTTGTTAAAATAGTTGCAAACTTTCTCTCGAGTATAACCTCATTAAGGTGCATATATTTTGTTAATACGGATTAGCATTGATATGCAAAAAACGGAGCTTTGAATTTTACAAGGTGCCTCTCTTCATTAAATTTCTGGTTTCACCTCTGCCTGAGGGATGTACCCCGGTTACAGCCGAGATTTTGCCGGGGTTTAAGGGTGCTTATGTGCAGGCCTACATATGTGTTTGGTCATTGAAATTGGGAGAATTGAGAGTGAAATGAAAGGCTTTTAAAACATAACACAGTTGGATGCCGATGAAGTTTCGATATGAACTCTCAAGTCTCAACTGACTGAGTTTGTAAGGACTAAAGTTACTTGTCTACCATTAGGCTATTTAGATCATTTGCTTTGATTGCGTTGTAGGTATTTGCACTAACATCAGGTGCCTCTAttgaaggttaggtttccgTCTTTGTCAAGGAAGAGGATTGCTGTCCAAGATGAGTTCAAGAAGAGGCGGCGGAAATCCAAAAGGAAAGCAATTGAGTCAGAATGTAGCAAACATTAGCCTGGAGTCGGCACAGGACAATGTAGAATGGGAGGTAATTGGCAAGAAAACGAAGAACAGAGGTGGTGGCAGATTTGGTCCTCAAAATTCTAGTTACAAGGCTTGGGGACCACCACCCCAAGGTGTTCCAATCACAGGCATGCGTAGCGGTGCTGGTGGTTCACAAGCTGCTCATTCTCAAAAACCTGCTGGAGGTAGAAATGCAAGGAATCAGTATAACAGCACTGGTGGTTTCGGAGATAACTCTGTGGCCCCGAAAAATGTGATTCCCCCTCCGCTGGACCAAGGATGGAATTGGCAATCCAGAGCTGGCAAGAAAGATAAGAATGTGGCTCCTCCTGTTGCTGTTGCCGAAGATTATGGTGACGAGGACAACTCTGATCCTCTGAGTGATCTTGGTGACTCGGATGAGGATCTCTTCAGTGATGAGTTTGACTCTGACTCTAGTGAAAAGAGTCATGAAACTCGAAAGAAGAGTAACTGGTTCAAACAATTCTTCGATGAGTTTGATCGTTTAAGTGTGGATGAGGTTGCTGATCCTGCCAGGCGATGGCACTGCCCTGCGTGCAAAAAGGGTCCCGGAGCAATTGATTGGTACGATGGCCTGCAGCCCCTCAAAAGGCATGCAGAAACTAAAGGGGCAAAGCGGGTGAAGCTCCATCGAGAGCTTGCAAAACTTATAGATGCGGAGTTGCAGCTGAAGGGAGCCTCTGTCACACCAGTGGGCCAAGTATTTGGCAGATGGGCAGCTCTGAAAGATGAGGAAAAGAATATCAAAGTTATCTGGCCTCCGATGGTGCTTATCATGAACACAAAACTCGAACAGGATGAATTTGACAAGTGGATTGGAATGGGGACCGAGGAACTTCTTGATTTGTTTGATGATTATCACGCTAGTAAGGCTCGACACTCATATGGTCCGCAGGGACATTGTGGGATGAGCATGTTGATTTTTGAGGCCTCAGCGATGGGACATTTTGAGGCGGAGCGGCTGCACAGGCATTTTTCCGAACAAGGATTTGGTAGGGATGCGTGGGAGCGCAATCCTGCCTTGTTTCGTCCAGGTCTTATCCGACAGCTCTATGGTTTCTTTCCAACCAAGCGAGACTTGGATACTTTCAACCAGCACTGCGATGATAAAGGGAGGGTGAAATTCGATATAAAATCTTACCAGGAGATGGTCTTGCAGCCGACAAGGCAGATGAGCCTGGACAGCGAAGAGGTTATTCGGCTGAAGGACAAGCTCCCGAAAGAAATGAGGCTCAGGAAAGATGCTGAGGCAACTAATGCAATACTTCGTGGCAAGATCGAAAAGCTGCAAGACGAAAATCGTATTTTGAGGAAGAGGATCACAACGCAGTTGGAAGAGAACAAGGAAGAGATGATTCTGCAGGAAGAATTCTATAAAGGTGTTATATCTCTTCCTCGAGATTAAAAGTTCGATTCAAGACTTCTGAAGTATTTTACATTTCTCTTTTGTTTGTTGGTCGAGAACCATGTTACATTTCGTTTCTGTTTTTTCTTGTTGGGATTTTCGTTTTATTTGGTAAGAACTTAATCTTATTTGAACTTCAATGTTTGCTTTTATATTGGTTGATTAAGCGTTAGAACTTGCATGAACGAGTTCATCGCTACTATAAGTTTCTCTTCATATTATATTGTGTTATTCGATTAGAACGTCACGTGATGTACTTGTTCTATGCAAGTTGTTCTCGTATGTGAGAATCATTCAATCCAATTATGCGACCTGCCAAACTCTTACCAACCTACATATTTGCAATAATTTTCCCACCTTAAAAGACACCGTAAATGCTTACTGCGCATTTCCGACAGAGGTAGCAATGAAGtaacaatttcaaattttctatgcTACTAGAACAAAATTAACTATATCTGATGAAAGTAGTAACTTAGTTAATAAATTTAGGGTATTCATCACAAATAAtctttgaaattgacccaccCTATTAAGATGACCTTTGAAATTAACCCATTCTATTAAGATTCATGCCAACCATAAATGCTTATTGCGCATTTACGAGGAAGGTAACAATGGAGTAACAAAGTTAAATTTGCCATGCTACTAGAACAAAATGAACTATCCAGTGAAAGTAGTAACTTAGTAAATAAATTTGGGGATTTCATCCCAAATAATCTTTGAAATTGACTCACTCCATCAAAATGGTGTCCGAAATTGAAAAACGATCCATATAGTTTCTGAATATGTGAGCCTCATGAgcctttgaaattgaaaaacgaTCAATTTAGTCCTTGAATATGTGTGCCACAAATCGATGTGATCTATccatcataattttttaaagaataCATTATGTGTTGATGTGGTATATCGTAATAATGTAAAATCAAGAATCAAAAATACCAGCCCAGCCCATCCAAGTTAAAATACTAAAAAGCCCTCCCAGAACCCAAAACATTTCGATTCCTGTttttgaaaaatctgaaaacagAGAGCGCGCGGTGGGTCGGCAGCCAGTAGCAACCGTCACTCACGGCGGTCGTTAGATTCCCCGGCAAACAGTTGCAGAATTGGCTGAGCCAGTGAGTGACCCGAGTCAATCGATTCGATGAGTTCGAAAGAGAACTACAGAATCGAGCTTCGGACTGCGATTCGACAGCTGAGCGATCGCTGCCTCTACGCCGCTTCCAAATGGTAcctcccaaaaccctaaatccccaattcaaatttcaattctttacaTCCAAATGATATGTCGTCGTTTCAATTTGCAGGGCGGCGGAGCAGCTCGTCGGCATCATCGACCAGGACCCGGTAAAGTTTACGCCTGCGAACACGAGATTCCAGCGCGGGAGCTCCAGCATCCGGCGCAGGTTCCGCACCAACGACATCACTTCGACGCCGGCTTCCGGCTTGTCGTATGTGTCCACTCCGGTGATGGAGGAAGACGACATTGTGGACGGCGATTTCTACCTACTTGCTAAGTCGTATTTTGACTGCAGGGAGTACAGAAGAGCTGCCCATGTGCTTCGAGATCAGGATGGAAAGAAGTCGGTCTTCTTACGCTCCTATGCTCTATATCTGGTTTGTAACTTTCTCTCGTCTTTCAGTCTCTGCAAATCAAAGTTTTAGTCTTTTGATTTTTAGGTGTGTTTCGCCATAAATTTGAATCTTCACAAGTTTGAAATTGTTGAGGATGCATAGTGTATAGCTAATCTAACCAAGAGCACCAATAGATGATACTGCTCTAGGGTTAACAAGCCTACGTCCAGTTTGGAGGACGGAGTCTTCCAAGAGAGCACTCACGAGTGTTTATCACTCGAGAATCCTATGACCCAATTACACCCAAGCTCACTCACTCGCGCACAAAATCAAATGAGAAACGAGAaattttgttcttgtttctGCACGTCAAATAAGCTGTGCAGCATCCACAATAACCAAAGAACACTCTCGGAGAAGTGTATCCATAAAGCCAAAGAAAAAATTAGGCTGAGAACATCCCATAAGCAAGACTGACGTGCCACTTGAAAGCCACACAGGGCTTTCTGCAAAAAACAAGCTTGAGACGTAAATGCgagaaaacaagtttttctatGGAACGGTCTCAAGACTCGAGTACCAGAAACATTCAGATTGAAGCCAAATTAGTCAACAGGTATGTAGTATGAATGAACTAGTTGAAATATAATGAGATATAGGAATCCAATGTGGCAAATAGGATTAAACATACAACAAAACGGGTGAAAGACAACTCCAAGTGGATTTAGGAATCTGTTGAGATTTTACATTTTGGTTGATCGGTGCTTTAAGAAATCTATGTCAGTTTAATGCTACATATAGCGGTAGTAGAAGCTTCTCTTTTGTTCAGAAATCTTTGATTTTTAAGAACCTACTTAGTTCATTGAGAATTTAtgattgtatatttttctttgttttttattgcTTGATGAAGGCTGGAGAAAAGCGGAAAGAGGAAGAAATGATAGAACTTGAGGGGCCACTAGGAAAGAGCGATGTTGTAAATGGTGAACTGGTTTCTCTCGAGAGGGAGTTATCAACCCTTCGCAAGAATGGGACTATTGATCCTTTTGGACTCTACTTGTATGGTCTTGTGCTCAAAGACAAAGGCAGCAAGAGTCTTGCTCTTACAGTTCTTGTAGAGTCTGTCAATAGCTACCCTTGGAACTGGAGTGCCTGGTCGGAGCTGCAGTCGTTATGCACTACAGTTGACGTCTTGAACAGCCTTAAGCTCAATAACCATTGGATGAAGGACTTCTTTCTCGCAAGTGCTTATCAAGAACTGAGGAAGCACAGTGAATCCTTAAAAAAGTATGAATATCTTAAGGGCACTTTTGTTTTCAGTAATTACATTCAGGCTCAAATTGCAAAGGCACAGTACAATCTCCGGGAATTTGAACAAGTTGAAGCAATTTTTGAAGAACTTCTCAGGAATGACCCTTACCGAGTGGAAGACATGGACATGTATTCCAATGTGTTATATGCAAAGGAGTGCTACTCTGCACTAAGTTATCTTGCCCATAGAGTATTTATCACTGATAAATACAGGCCTGAATCTTGTTGTATTATCGGAAATTACTACAGCTTAAAAGGGCAGCATGAGAAGGCGGTTGTGTACTTTAGGAGGGCACTTAAATTGAACAGAAATTATTTGTCTGCTTGGACCCTTATGGGCCATGAATATGTTGAGATGAAAAACACCCCAGCTGCTATTGAGGCATATCGCCATGCTGTAGATATAAATCCATGTGATTATCGAGCTTGGTATGGATTAGGACAAGCTTATGAGATGATGAGTATGCCCTTGTATGCTCTGTATTACTTCAAGAAATCAGTATTCTTGCAGCCAAATGATTCTCGGTTGTGGATTGCTATGGCCAAGTGTTATGAAACTGAACAGCT encodes the following:
- the LOC137710617 gene encoding E2F transcription factor-like E2FE, which codes for MAAPPPPPPAPAQSSAPAPTGPSARNHGYSRKQKSLGLLCSNFLGLYNRDGVTSIGLDDAASRLGVERRRIYDIVNVLESVGVLARKAKNQYSWKGFKAIPSALQELREEGLRENICNFDGNEDQKGLQISDEEDDVERCGSQQTENSNTNLNLKPMNPKSDNRREKSLALLTQNFVKLFVCSTVEMISLDEAAKLLLGDAHNASVMRTAKVRRIYDIANVLSSMNLIEKTHTSDTRKPAFKWLGLRGKEEVPQETKKRAFGTDITNVSSKRGKVDSSVGGKLDGQKQKGLVGEADRSNLEDSKDGSKSYQFGPFAPVTIARAGTGSTRKVHDWEKLTSTYRPQYQNQALKDLFSHYTEAWKTWYSEVAGKNPIRIS
- the LOC137711589 gene encoding pentatricopeptide repeat-containing protein At1g74900, mitochondrial-like; this translates as MLTLQLKTAAQKNPKPSFPILHRSLTTSPSHPSQDSHLANLILKSDPQTLTQILHSPEIDWSSDFVDKTLKRLWNHGPKALQFFKVLDHHPNYRHSCSSFDHAIDVAGRLRDYKSLWTLVARMRSRRLGPGPRTFAIITERYVAAGKPDRAVKVFLSMHEHGCSQDLNSFNTILDVLCKAKRVEKAYNLFKVFRGRFKADCVSYNIIANGWCLIKRTPKALELLGEMVERGLDPSLTTFNIMLKGYFRAGQIKEAWEFFLQMKKRKCEIDVVTYTTLVHGFGVVGEIKKARKVFDEMVGEGVLPSVATYNALIQVLCKKDSVENAVVVFEEMVSKGYVPNVTTYNVLIRGLCHAGNMDRALEFLDRMKDDECEPNVQTYNVVIRYFCDAGEIEKALNVFEKMGHGDCLPNLDTYNVLISAMFVRKKPEDLLVAGKLLIEMVDRGFLPRRFTFNRVLDGLLLTGNQGFAKEILRLQSKCGRLPRQVKL
- the LOC137710186 gene encoding protein SUPPRESSOR OF GENE SILENCING 3-like, with the protein product MTLWRRYPLRISSIKVIGSNDSALICKKRSFEFYKVPLFIKFLVSPLPEGCTPVTAEILPGFKGAYVQAYICVWLGFRLCQGRGLLSKMSSRRGGGNPKGKQLSQNVANISLESAQDNVEWEVIGKKTKNRGGGRFGPQNSSYKAWGPPPQGVPITGMRSGAGGSQAAHSQKPAGGRNARNQYNSTGGFGDNSVAPKNVIPPPLDQGWNWQSRAGKKDKNVAPPVAVAEDYGDEDNSDPLSDLGDSDEDLFSDEFDSDSSEKSHETRKKSNWFKQFFDEFDRLSVDEVADPARRWHCPACKKGPGAIDWYDGLQPLKRHAETKGAKRVKLHRELAKLIDAELQLKGASVTPVGQVFGRWAALKDEEKNIKVIWPPMVLIMNTKLEQDEFDKWIGMGTEELLDLFDDYHASKARHSYGPQGHCGMSMLIFEASAMGHFEAERLHRHFSEQGFGRDAWERNPALFRPGLIRQLYGFFPTKRDLDTFNQHCDDKGRVKFDIKSYQEMVLQPTRQMSLDSEEVIRLKDKLPKEMRLRKDAEATNAILRGKIEKLQDENRILRKRITTQLEENKEEMILQEEFYKGVISLPRD
- the LOC137711561 gene encoding anaphase-promoting complex subunit 8-like, with the protein product MSSKENYRIELRTAIRQLSDRCLYAASKWAAEQLVGIIDQDPVKFTPANTRFQRGSSSIRRRFRTNDITSTPASGLSYVSTPVMEEDDIVDGDFYLLAKSYFDCREYRRAAHVLRDQDGKKSVFLRSYALYLAGEKRKEEEMIELEGPLGKSDVVNGELVSLERELSTLRKNGTIDPFGLYLYGLVLKDKGSKSLALTVLVESVNSYPWNWSAWSELQSLCTTVDVLNSLKLNNHWMKDFFLASAYQELRKHSESLKKYEYLKGTFVFSNYIQAQIAKAQYNLREFEQVEAIFEELLRNDPYRVEDMDMYSNVLYAKECYSALSYLAHRVFITDKYRPESCCIIGNYYSLKGQHEKAVVYFRRALKLNRNYLSAWTLMGHEYVEMKNTPAAIEAYRHAVDINPCDYRAWYGLGQAYEMMSMPLYALYYFKKSVFLQPNDSRLWIAMAKCYETEQLHMTEESMKCYKRAVNCNDREAIALHQLAKLNSELGRSEEAAYYYKKDLERMEAEDREGPNMVETLLYLAQYYRQQKRFEESEIYCTRLLDYTGPEKETAKSLLRGMRIEQAGGPSMDVEHFPP